AGGGTTCCTTCCCGATTACATGAAAAAGACGTTGGGCGTTCCCGGGCGAGGTATGTGCGGTTGGTCCGTCAGGGATCTCAGGAATAAAGACTCTATGGGAGAGGCCGGCTGGAAGGTCGGAGATGTGGTCGGCAGTCACGCCAGGGTAGAGCTTTGGAGCTGCCCTGAGGTGATCAAACGATGGATAAGGCAGGTGGGACGATGATGGAGGGGCCATCTCGCATAGAAGACAGGGTGTCCGCGGTCTGGAGAGACGGAGATCCTGTCCTGTGGTGGAACGGTGAGTGGATGACCGCTAGGAAGCTGTTCGACATGGCCGAAGATTCCAAGATGGTCCTGTCCGGCGGTGGCTTTCGAAGGGGTGACAGGCTCATGGTCCTCATGCCCAACTGTCCCGCCCTGCTTGCTTTGTCGATAGCATGTTGGCGTCTCGGCGGCACGGTGGTTCCGGTCAATCCCCAGGCAGGACCGGAGGCTGTCCTATCCTCCATCGACGCGGTAGAGCCCTGTGCTGTCGTGGTAGGAGCCCCTCTGGAGGGGGCTTTTTCCTCTCTGTCGGAGAGTCCCGTCCCGGTCATCCCCATGCCTTTGGACGCTCCCATCGATGTGTTTCGAGGAGCCGACACCTCGATCTCGGAGGACCATATCGCTTTGCTTTTCTCAACGTCCTTCCGAACTTTCATACACTGGGGTTCATCGTGAGTGGGATTCTGCCTATGCTTTTTCATTTTCGTCAGGTGATTCTCCCTTCGTTCATGCCGGTCGACAGGACCTTGAGGGCCATAGAGGCCTCCGGAGTTACCGCAATAGTCGCGGTACCAACCATGTTGAGATTCATGGTTGCCGCCGGCTTGAGGATGGGAATGAGATTTTCCTCGGTTCGTCTTGTCATAAGTGGAGGCGACCGTTTTTCCGTGGATCTCGATTCCCGAATAGAGAAGGTTTTCGGGGTGCCGGTCCTGGAGGGGTATGGATTGACCGAATGTTCCCCTATATTGGCGGTAAATCCCTCTTACCGGACCCGTAAGCTAGGCACGGTCGGTCCCATTCTGGACGGTCTGGAGTGGCAGATCCGAGGTCTGGACGGAGAGGTCAAGGAGGAGGGCGGAGAAGGTGTCCTGTGGGTCAAAGGCCCTTCCGTTGTCTCGCGTTATTTCAGGAATCCCGAGGTGTCGGCGGAGAAGTTCGTGGACGGTTGGTTCAACACGGGGGACGTGGTGTCCATAGACGGCGACGGATACGTCAGTATCATGGACAGAGCAGGGGATATGATAATCGTGGGAGGGTTCAACGTCCACCCTCAGGAGGTCGAGGCGGTGCTTTCCTCTTATCCCGGGGTAAAAGAGGCTGTCGTAGTCGGCAAGGAGAATTCCTTCAGCGGTCAAATTCCCTGTGGCTATGTGATATTGGATCCCGGTGTCTCTGTGACTTCTGCGGAGCTGATCTCTTACTGCAAGGGACACCTGGCCCATTACAAGGTTCCTCGAAAAATAGAGACGGTTGAGGATTTTCCCAGGAATAGCCTGGGCAAGGTGCTGAGAAGGGTCCTACGAGATAGCTTGAATCGAGGGTAGAGATAAGGGGCAAAGGGAACTAATTTAAGGGCACCTCTAAAAACGCTACTTCTCGGACGTGAGTTTTTAGAGATGCCCTCAACGGGAGACCGGTTTTACTCCTCGGTCTCCCGTTTTCTGCCTTACAAACCAAGAGCTCTTATGGCGTCCTCCACGTTGGAGAAGCGGAACTCAACGTCCTTCAACATATTCCCTATCGCCATGAAGTCACCTCTTCCGAGGGCCCTTAGGGAAGCTCTGTCGCTGGCGGTATCGCCGAAGAAAAGGGGCCAGCTTTTGTCCAGTCTTCTGCAGAGCAGGTCCAATCCCTCCGGAGAGGGCTTTTTTATGCCGTCGTCGGAGCAGATAGCCATGTCTCTCGGAAGGTCCTTCCAGCCCATGGCCTCCAGAGCCAGGCTCAGTTCCTTTCTGGACCTTCCGGTGTATATGCCCACAGGAAGAGGAATCTTCTTCCAGTGACGTTTCATCATGGGAGTCTCCTCTAGCCAGAAGCCGTAGTCATCCTGGTTTTTCGGCTCTCTGCCTAGAAGCTCCCTGGTCTTGTCCGATCCAAAGTAGAGCTCCTCGCAGCATCTCCTGGTCTCGTCGTATGGAGCGGTCGAATCCAGGTTCTCCTCCATCCACGCTACCAGGGTAAGACCGGAGGACTCTATCTTTTTCATCGTTTCCTCCCACTCCCAGGGAGAGGGGAAACTCTCCTCCAGGCTCTCCTTCCCCTTGGACGCCGCCAGAGAGACGAGACCCCAACAGATATCGTAGTCGTCGTTCAGCAGCGAGAACTGTTTGGACGTCTCGAAATGACGTTGAGAGAATGGGTTGACGTCGATCTTTCTTCCGAGAAGTCCCTCCCATATTCTGGGTATCGCGGTCTTTATGACCTTAGGAAAGGATTTGTCCGTGTTCATTAAAACTCCGTCTACATCAAATATAATGCAATCAGCCTTTAGCGGTGATAGAATGGACATGAAAAACCTCCAAGATATAGAGAATGACTACCCATTTTAAGGCTACCGAACCGAGGTGGCAAGGGTCAAAACACCTTTTAGAATCAAGAGAGGTCTTCGCCATGATAGAGATACCGCTAAAAAAGAGCTCGACCGTTCCCCTGTATCGCCAGATGTCCGATCATCTCGAGAAGATGATAAAAAGCGGTGCTTTTTCTCCGGGAGAGAGACTGCCGGGAAGCAGAGGTTTTGCCAAAAGCCTGGGCGTCAGTCGAATGACGGTGATGGAGGCATTTCGTCGTCTGGAGGACCTGGGATTGATAGTCCAAAGGGGACGAAGCGGGGCTTACATCGCCGGTATCGTCGGTGAAAGGGAGAAGGTCCGGGATCGTTCGTCTAACAGGTGGTCCCTGGCCGGGGAGCTGCCGTCTCGTTCTCTCATCCCGTCGGAGGAATTGGCCAGGATCGCCAAATCGGTCCTCTACAGAAGGGGAGGGGACGTCCTTAGGGAAAATCCTACGGCAGGTATAGACGAGCTCCGTAGAGCTTTGGTAGTTCACGCCGCTTCCAGAGGGATCCCGGCGGATTGGCAGGATGTGACGGTCACCTCCGGTGGTCGTCAGGGCTTGGCCGTTTCCTTCGGGGCTCTGAAATCCGCTGGTGTATCGGAGA
The Dethiosulfovibrio russensis DNA segment above includes these coding regions:
- a CDS encoding AMP-binding protein, producing MDKAGGTMMEGPSRIEDRVSAVWRDGDPVLWWNGEWMTARKLFDMAEDSKMVLSGGGFRRGDRLMVLMPNCPALLALSIACWRLGGTVVPVNPQAGPEAVLSSIDAVEPCAVVVGAPLEGAFSSLSESPVPVIPMPLDAPIDVFRGADTSISEDHIALLFSTSFRTFIHWGSS
- a CDS encoding AMP-binding protein, which encodes MSGILPMLFHFRQVILPSFMPVDRTLRAIEASGVTAIVAVPTMLRFMVAAGLRMGMRFSSVRLVISGGDRFSVDLDSRIEKVFGVPVLEGYGLTECSPILAVNPSYRTRKLGTVGPILDGLEWQIRGLDGEVKEEGGEGVLWVKGPSVVSRYFRNPEVSAEKFVDGWFNTGDVVSIDGDGYVSIMDRAGDMIIVGGFNVHPQEVEAVLSSYPGVKEAVVVGKENSFSGQIPCGYVILDPGVSVTSAELISYCKGHLAHYKVPRKIETVEDFPRNSLGKVLRRVLRDSLNRG
- a CDS encoding HAD family hydrolase — its product is MNTDKSFPKVIKTAIPRIWEGLLGRKIDVNPFSQRHFETSKQFSLLNDDYDICWGLVSLAASKGKESLEESFPSPWEWEETMKKIESSGLTLVAWMEENLDSTAPYDETRRCCEELYFGSDKTRELLGREPKNQDDYGFWLEETPMMKRHWKKIPLPVGIYTGRSRKELSLALEAMGWKDLPRDMAICSDDGIKKPSPEGLDLLCRRLDKSWPLFFGDTASDRASLRALGRGDFMAIGNMLKDVEFRFSNVEDAIRALGL